CCTGCACTGGCTGCACATGCCATCCTATTCAGTACAACACAACAAACATTGACAAAATGAATCCTTAAGGCTTTAGAATTTGAATGGTGGCAAAAGCTTTCTAGTCATCATTCAAAAGTTTCTCAATGGTTGGGATAGCagacaaaaaaatgaaattcatCTCCAGCAGACAGATTGATAAAAAGAGATATCAAACATTCTATGGTTGTTATCCTTGATCTCAGCTTAATTCCGCCGGCTAACTAAACATAGTGGAGAGAAGTGTTACCTGAACTCCATGCGTATAGCCGAGAACCCATCAGCCATTTGTTTCAAAACCTTGTGTAGATAGAGCTCCACGGAGCCTTCAGTGGGTGAAGATTCCTCTCTCTTACTACCAACAGGGCTTAGCTTAGCACTGCGTTTATGACGCAGCCAACGAAGAACTCTGTTCTCTCTAACTTAAATGAAATGATGAGCAAAACAGCGAGTGAACAAAACGTTAAAGATACGTTTGCAAACTCACCCATCTTCAATGCTTTTGGTGTCCATGTTTTAACAATCTTTGAGATCTGCTGCTCGCATGATACTGCTTCTGATCCTCGCTTAAATCCGAGGCCTCCAGGCTCCAGCAAAGAACTTGTGAAAGGAAAACTGCTCAATGGATTCTTTATAGCTTGAAGAACGTAAGCCAACTCTCCCTTTCGAGAAACACTCACCCCCCTGCCTCCGCTGGATCTCCAAACCTTGTTGCAGCTCGGGACTCAGGTATCTGCAAGCCCCAATGACCTGACCACTGTTGGGTATGCGCCTAGCCCTCCCAAAAGGCCAACAAGATAATTATCCAGACACATGATCACAACAAAGAGATTCGGCTCGTCGACTCGCCAGCCAGTGATCGGCTCGGCTTTAGACTGCTTCTGACCAGCGAGGCGAGCAATCTTACGTTGTCGGCTCGACGACTCGAGGTAGCGGCCCGACACCTCGGCCCAATCCTCGAGTAGGCCCACCAGGACGAGGCCCACCAGGACAAGGAAGATTAGGTTAACGAGCACGTGTCTATAAAAAGAAGAGGAAAGGCAACAATGGGGGGATCCGCAAACGACTACACTCACTTTCGGCCAGATCTAGGGTTTCATATCTTACTTCTCGCCGACTTGTACGGTCCGACGAACTAGCTTTCGCCGGACTAATTCCTTTGTTCTCTCCCCCTTTTGTAACACTGTTTCGACtcattgatctaataaaacacgtCTTTGTCTTGACCCGCCGACGAGAACTCGTCCTTTCTCTTTACTAGTTTATCGACAGTCTCagttcaaacagttggcgcccaccgtggggcagaCAAAGTAGCGTCAGCAAAGATCATGGCTCGATCTGAGTCGCCGTCCGATGACGAGTCACCTACGACTGAAGGCGCTCCGACAGCATCGGCCTTCGCAGACACCATACTCGAGAGGATGGCGCAGCAAGACGCCGTCCAGAAGGCGACGAACGATCAACTCGCCGCCATCGCCGCCAACTTGGCTCCTTTGGCTGGAAACTCAGGAGATCCGGCCTCGACGGTCCAAAAACAGCTGTTCGACACTTGCCGAACAACCGACGCAGAAAACACGACGAACACAAACGCCGCCCAGGTTCGAACACCCGGTGGCGTAGATCTCGTTACCATCCGGGGACTCGCCGAGCTTAAGCAGTCGTTCCTGGACATGAAAGACCGAATGCTTGAAGGACCTACTTCGGCGCCGTTAATCGAACGCGTCCTCGCCGAAACCCTAAAAACCCCCTTTTCTCGGCGAATCACCGACATACGGTACCGACCAGCCGAGAAAATCCGCCTTCCGACTTACGCCAGAAAGGCAGACCCGACTGACCATATCAGCGCATTCAACATCGCGATGGGTCGAACTAACTTTTCCGATGAGGAAAGAGACGATGGATATTGCCGGCTCTTCGTCGAGAGTCTTCAAGGACCAGCCCTTGGATGGTTCACTAGATTGGAACGAGACTCCATCAACGACTTTCACGACCTGACGTCCGCGTTCCTCAAGCAGTACATTATGTTTACGAGACAAGGAGCGACCCTATCCGACCTTTGGAACCTATCTCAGGGAGCGAACCAAAGCCTCCGCGACTTCATGGAGAAGGTCAAATCTGTTGCTTCGAAGGTGCATATCCCGGAAATCATCGCCGTTGACGCGTTGATGAATACCCTCTACTTCAAGTCCCTGTTTCGCGAGGATCTCTACAGAAACCCCACCAGGTCGCTTCAAGATGCTATTTCAAGGTCGAACAACTTCATCGGAATGGAAGAAGACACAGCAGCGATACTCAAGAAAATGAATGCGGCCGCTAAACCGACGACTGCTCCAAAAGCTCCTGAGGCACGCCAAGAACCACGACAGCAACAAGTCTAATAAGCAGAAAAGCTTCGTCTATGTCGTCGAAGATAAAAACCCGCCCCCGGGATCGACTGTCGCCGTGCGCGAGAAGGGTTGGAACGTCTGGGAGAACGACGAGAAGCCGCATACCTCTTCGGCGCCTTCAACTTCGAATCCTTGCCCGACCGAGCCAAACCTATGGTGCATCTACCATAAGTCCAAGCCGCACGATACGAGGAACTGCAGGCATCTGGTCGATGCCCTCTTCTCATCTTACGAAAACGGAACAACCAACGTCGAGCTCCCCAAGCCTAGGCAGAACAACGccaagagctggagcaagaacaaagagaagaaagcTCATAAAAATCAAGACAAGGCCGGAGCCCGACCCAAACGCGCAGAAGATGACAACCAGAGGAGCAGGACGAAGATGAGGGCGAAGCACAAATCGAAGAAGAGCAACCTCGTAACCGTCGACGTGTCCAAGTCATCCTCGCACGACCGAGTTCCTCCTCGGACGAAGAAGAGGACAACGAAGTCTGCGACTCGCACGAACACTCCAACAAGCGACCAAGTGAGAACGGCATACCGAAAGAGTCGAATGATCTGAGAAACAAGCTCAGGCGAAAATCGCATACAACCGACCTCATGCACAACTCTAAGGACGATCTTCGCTCAATCATCGAAGAGTCCAAGGCTAAAAGAGTCGAAGACTCCAGTGTTCGACCCCACCTCAAGCCACGAGTCGTCGACCTGCGCGATCAGCTCAACTCGAAATTAGAAGACCTCAGGATCAAGCTCAACCGACCTAAACGTTCAAACTTACGACGAAAGCTGGAGGCGACGAAAGCCCAGAACGGTGACAGACACGAACCTATTGTCGAGGACTCGTCTAACGACCTAAGGGTTCATCTACAAAACAGATGGGTCGAGCGCGATCCCTTCTTAAACGTGATTATGGGAGGCTCGCCACCTTGCGGCGACTCGGTTCGGTCAGTCAAGGACCATCGACGACAGGCAGTAACCTCGAAGAAATGGCCATCGAAACCTGAGAATGATCCCTCGATCACTTTCTCATCTGACGATGCCATCGGCGTTCACCTACCTTATAACGACCCCCTGCTCGTCGAAGTAGGAATCGAGAAGTGCGACGTCGCTAAAGTTCCTGTCGATATTGGCAGTTCGGTTGATCTGATATTTCGCGATACACTCGATAAGATGGGAGTCGATTTGCGCGATATGAAACCGTCGTCTCGCTCCCTCACCGGATTCAACGGAGCTTTCGAGACGATGATCGGAACGATCAAGCTCCCAGTCTACGCGTGTGGAGTAACACCCACAGTCAAGTTTTCTGTTATCCGAACAAAGGCTCCATATAACGCAATCCTCGGGACCACCTGGTTACATTCGATGAAGGCAATATCATCGACGTATCATCAGTGCGTGAAGTTCCCAGGACCGAACGGTCAAGTGCAGACACTTTGCGGGGACCAGCAGGCGGCACGTGATCTACTGGTTGCAACGATGAAAATGCAACAATCGACTCCTCGCATCAACGCAATAGCAAAGCAAATCCAACCTCAAAAAGATGAAATTCTAGAAGTCACGATCGACGACTCAGACCAAAGCAAAGTAGTCCGAGTCGGTGCTTCCCTCTCCGAAGAAATGCAACGCGCGATGATCTACTTTCTGAAGCAGAACGCATCAACGTTCCCTTGGGCGACGTCAGATATGAGGGGAATAAATCCCGCCATAACGTCCCATGAGTTGAATGTAGATCCAACCATCAAGCCTGTTCGCCAAAAGAGACGCAAGCTTGGCCCTGAACGAAGCAAGGCCGTCAACGAATAAGTCGAGCGACTCCTCGCAGCCGGTTCAATCGCTGAAGTACGATACCTGGAGTGGTTAGCAAACCCGGTCGTcgtcaagaagaagaacggAAAGTGACGCGTCTGCGTCGCTTTACCGATCTAAACAAGGCATGCCCCAAAGAAAGCTACCCACTTCCACATATCGATCGACTGGTCTAGTCAACCGCTGGAAACGAGCTCTTGactttcatggacgccttctcaggaTACAATCAAATCATGATGCAACCAGATGATCGAGAGAAGAGAGCGTTCATCATCGATAGAGGGACGTACTGTTACAAAGTGATGCCATTCGGCCCTAAAAACGCCGGTGcgacttaccaacgactcgtcaATCGAATGTTCGCCTACAAATTAGGGAACAAGATGGAggtctacatcgacgacatgctggttAAGTCACTCCGCGCGGCGGACCATCTAAATCATCTAAAAGAATGCTTCAAAACGCTGAATGAATACGGAATGAAACTCAACCCGGCAAAATGCACCTTCGGCGTCGCCTCAGGCGAGTTCTTGGGATACATCGTCAGCCAGCGAGGAATCGAGGCGAATCCTAAGCAGATCACAGCCATACTTGATCTCCCTAGTCCAAAAAATAGCAGAAAAGTCCATCGACTCACGGGAAGGATTGCAGCATTGAACCGCTTCATCTCTAGGTCCACGGATAAATGCCTCCCCTTTTACGAGCTACTGCGCGGAAATAAACGATTCGTCTTGGACGAGAAGTGCGAAGAGGCGTTCGGACAGCTCAAACAGTATCTTACGACTCCTCCCGTGCTATCTAAACCCGAAGCCGGTGAtacactttctctctatatcgCAGTATCCTCTACCGCGGTCAGCAGCGTCCTCATCCGAGAAGATCGAGAAGAGCAAAAGCCCATCTTCTACACAAGCAAACGAATGACCGACCCAGAAACTAGATACCCCACCCTCGAGAAAATAGCTCTTGCTGTCATCACATCAGCAAGGAAGCTGCGTCCTTACTTCCAATCGCACACGATCGAAGTACTGACGAATCAACCACTCCGCACAGTAATGCAGAACACTAACCAGTCTGGACGATTATCGAAGTGGGCTATCGAGCTCAGCAAGCCCGACATTGTGTTCAAAAGTCAAACAGCAGCAAAATCTCAAGTCCTCGCTGACTTCCTGATCGAGCTCGCGCCAGAGTTGGAGCAAGACCTAATCCTTCCAAGTCAAAATTGGATACTCCACATCGACGGATCATCCACAAACAAAGGATCAGGAGCAGGAGTCCAACTGCAGTCCCCAACAGGCGAGCTAATCAGACAGTCATTCAGTTTCGGCTTCACCGCTTCAAACAATGAAGCAGAATACGAGTCGTTGATCGAAGGACAACGACTAGCTAAGGCAGTCAAAGCAAAACGCCTCAGTGCATACTGTGACTCACAACTCGTTACCAGTCAGTTTAGCGGCGACTACGATGCTCGCAACGAACGAATGGACGCGTACCTTAAAGTCGTTCAAACACTCGCTAAAGACTTTGACTTCTTCGAACTCACCAAAGTCCCCAGAGGAGAGAACGTATTCGCCGACGCCCTCGCTGCCTTGGGTAGCAGGCTGCACGATCAGGTGAAATGGACCATTCCCATCCACAAGATCGACAAACCAAGCATCAAGCTCTTGCCTAGCAAAGTGACCGTCGTAGCACTCATAACCGAAGCCATCCCCATGGACGAAGACCCCTGAAGCTGCCGACTGGAGGACAGAATTCATCAACTATCTGGTCAATGGAAAGCTACCTCCCGAGAAATGGATTGCGAGACTACTCAAGACACGGAGCGCCCACTACGTCATCTTGGATGGAGAGCTCCATCGATGGACCGCAACTAAAGTACTCTTGAAATGCATCTACGGCGAAAAAACACATCTTGTCATGGCCGAAACGCATGAAGGCGCTGCAGGAAATCACTCGGGAGGTCGAGCACTCGCTCAAAAAGTCAAAAGCCTCAGCTTTTACTGGCCAACGATGAACGCGGATTGCGAAGCATACGCTCAACGATGCGAGCAATGCCAGCGACACGCTTCGACAA
The window above is part of the Brassica napus cultivar Da-Ae chromosome C8, Da-Ae, whole genome shotgun sequence genome. Proteins encoded here:
- the LOC111208951 gene encoding uncharacterized protein LOC111208951, translating into MARSESPSDDESPTTEGAPTASAFADTILERMAQQDAVQKATNDQLAAIAANLAPLAGNSGDPASTVQKQLFDTCRTTDAENTTNTNAAQVRTPGGVDLVTIRGLAELKQSFLDMKDRMLEGPTSAPLIERVLAETLKTPFSRRITDIRYRPAEKIRLPTYARKADPTDHISAFNIAMGRTNFSDEERDDGYCRLFVESLQGPALGWFTRLERDSINDFHDLTSAFLKQYIMFTRQGATLSDLWNLSQGANQSLRDFMEKVKSVASKVHIPEIIAVDALMNTLYFKSLFREDLYRNPTRSLQDAISRSNNFIGMEEDTAAILKKMNAAAKPTTAPKAPEARQEPRQQQV